The following are encoded in a window of Mycobacterium decipiens genomic DNA:
- the rsmD gene encoding 16S rRNA (guanine(966)-N(2))-methyltransferase RsmD, whose protein sequence is MTRIIGGVAGGRRIAVASRGTRPTTDRVRESLFNIVTARRDLTGLAVLDLYAGSGALGLEALSRGAASALFVESDQRSAAVIARNIAALGLAGATLRRGAVAAVIAAGTPSPVDLVLADPPYDVDSADVDAILAALGTHGWTRAATVAVVERAVTSAPLTWPAGWRRWRPRVYGDTRLEMAEQD, encoded by the coding sequence TTGACCCGGATCATCGGCGGCGTCGCCGGCGGTCGGCGCATTGCCGTGGCGTCGCGGGGCACTAGACCGACCACGGATCGGGTGCGCGAGTCGCTGTTCAACATTGTGACCGCGCGGCGGGATCTGACCGGGCTGGCGGTGTTGGACCTCTATGCGGGTTCCGGTGCTCTCGGGCTGGAAGCGCTGTCACGTGGGGCGGCGTCCGCGCTGTTCGTCGAGTCCGACCAGCGCAGCGCGGCCGTCATTGCCCGCAACATCGCGGCCTTGGGTCTGGCCGGTGCGACACTGCGCCGGGGCGCGGTGGCGGCCGTCATCGCGGCCGGGACCCCGTCCCCGGTGGACCTGGTGCTGGCCGACCCGCCCTACGACGTCGACTCCGCCGACGTTGACGCCATTCTGGCCGCGCTGGGCACCCACGGCTGGACGCGCGCGGCAACAGTGGCGGTCGTGGAGCGTGCGGTCACCAGCGCGCCGTTGACCTGGCCGGCGGGCTGGCGCCGATGGCGGCCTCGCGTGTACGGCGACACCCGGCTGGAGATGGCCGAACAGGACTGA
- the purU gene encoding formyltetrahydrofolate deformylase, producing the protein MIAHSPGPTPNAPDYPVPPGGPPPPADIGRLLLRCHDRPGIIAAVSAFLARAGANIISLDQHSTAPEGGTFLQRAIFHLPGLTAAIDELQRDFGSTVADKFGIDYRFTEAARPKRVAIMASKDDHCLLDLLWRNRRGELEMSIVMVIANHPDLAAHVRPFGVPFIHIPATRDTRAEAEQRQLQLLSGNVDLVVLARYMQILSPAFLDAIGCPLINIHHSFLPAFTGASPYKRARERGVKLIGATAHYVTEALDEGPIIEQDVVRVDHNHTVDDLVRVGADVERAVLSRAVLWHCQDRVIVHHNQTIVF; encoded by the coding sequence ATGATCGCGCACTCCCCGGGGCCGACGCCGAACGCGCCGGACTATCCGGTCCCGCCGGGCGGTCCACCGCCGCCGGCAGATATCGGTCGGCTACTGCTTCGCTGCCATGACCGCCCGGGGATCATCGCCGCGGTGAGCGCCTTCCTGGCCCGCGCCGGTGCCAACATCATTTCCCTGGACCAGCACTCCACCGCGCCGGAGGGCGGAACATTCTTACAGCGCGCGATCTTTCACCTGCCCGGCCTGACGGCCGCCATCGACGAGCTGCAACGCGACTTCGGCAGCACCGTGGCCGACAAATTCGGCATCGACTACCGGTTTACCGAGGCCGCCAGGCCCAAGCGGGTCGCAATCATGGCATCCAAGGACGACCACTGTTTACTAGATTTGTTGTGGCGCAACCGTCGCGGCGAGCTGGAAATGTCGATTGTCATGGTGATCGCCAACCATCCCGACCTAGCCGCGCATGTACGCCCCTTCGGGGTGCCGTTCATACACATCCCGGCCACCCGTGACACTCGCGCGGAAGCCGAACAGCGTCAGCTTCAGTTGCTAAGCGGCAACGTGGATTTGGTGGTGCTGGCTCGCTACATGCAGATACTCAGCCCGGCCTTCCTCGACGCAATCGGCTGCCCGCTGATCAATATTCATCATTCGTTCCTCCCCGCCTTCACCGGCGCGTCCCCCTACAAACGCGCCCGAGAGCGCGGCGTCAAACTAATCGGTGCCACCGCCCACTACGTGACCGAAGCGCTCGACGAAGGGCCGATCATCGAGCAAGACGTCGTTCGTGTCGACCACAATCACACCGTCGACGATCTAGTTCGGGTCGGTGCCGACGTCGAGCGCGCAGTGCTTTCCCGCGCCGTGCTATGGCACTGCCAGGACCGCGTCATCGTGCACCACAACCAGACCATCGTGTTCTGA
- the coaD gene encoding pantetheine-phosphate adenylyltransferase, which produces MTGAVCPGSFDPVTLGHVDVFERAAAQFDEVVVAILVNPAKKGMFDLDERIAMIKESTTHLPNLRVEAGQGLVVDFVRSRGMTAIVKGLRTGTDFEYELQMAQMNKHIAGVDTFFVATAPRYSFVSSSLAKEVAMLGGDVSELLPEPVNRRLRDKLAAERT; this is translated from the coding sequence ATGACCGGCGCGGTGTGCCCGGGGTCATTTGACCCGGTGACGTTGGGCCACGTCGATGTTTTCGAACGCGCCGCGGCCCAGTTCGACGAGGTGGTGGTGGCCATCCTGGTCAACCCCGCCAAGAAGGGCATGTTCGACCTCGATGAGCGGATCGCGATGATCAAAGAGTCGACGACGCACCTGCCCAACTTGCGTGTTGAGGCCGGACAAGGCCTGGTGGTCGATTTCGTCAGATCCCGCGGGATGACCGCGATCGTGAAAGGGCTGCGCACCGGCACCGACTTCGAGTACGAGCTGCAGATGGCGCAGATGAACAAGCACATCGCCGGTGTGGACACCTTTTTCGTCGCGACCGCGCCGCGGTATTCGTTCGTGTCGTCATCGTTGGCCAAGGAAGTCGCGATGCTGGGTGGTGATGTGTCGGAGCTGCTGCCCGAACCGGTGAACCGCCGGTTGCGCGACAAGCTAGCAGCCGAGCGGACCTAG
- a CDS encoding pyruvate carboxylase, whose translation MISKVLVANRGEIAIRAFRAAYELGVGTVAVYAYEDRNSQHRLKADESYQIGDIGHPVRAYLSVDEIVATALRAGADAVYPGYGFLSENPDLAAACAAAGITFVGPSAEVLELTGNKSRAIAAAREAGLPVLTSSAPSASVDELVAGLTSGRTGMSFPLFVKAVAGGGGRGMRRVDDIAALPEAIEAASREAESAFGDPTVYLEQAVINPRHIEVQILADNLGDVIHLYERDCSVQRRHQKVIELAPAPDLDAELRYKMCVDAVAFARHIGYGCAGTVEFLLDERGEYVFIEMNPRIQVEHTVTEEITDVDLVASQLRIAAGETLEQLGLRQEAIRPHGAALQCRITTEDPANGFRPDTGRISALRTPGGAGIRLDGSTNLGAEISAHFDSMLVKLTCRGRDFPTAVNRARRAIAEFRIRGVSTNIPFLQAVLDDPDFQTGRINTSFIDQRPQLLTARASADRGTKILNYLADITVNQPHGSRPSKVYPHDKLPDVDLQAAPPPGSKQRLVELGPEGFARWLRESTAVRVTDTTFRDAHQSLLATRVRTSGLSRVAPYLARTMPQLLSVECWGGATYDVALRFLKEDPWERLATLRAAMPNICLQMLLRGRNTVGYTPYPEMVTSAFVQEATATGIDIFRIFDALNNLESMRPAIDAVRETGSAIAEVAMCYTGDLSDPGEQLYTLDYYLKLAEQIVDAGAHVLAIKDMAGLLRAPAARQLVGALRSRFDLPVHVHTHDTPGGQLASYVAAWRAGADAVDGAAAPLAGTTSQPALSSIVAAAAHTEYDTGLSLSAVCALEPYWEALRKVYGPFESGLPGPTGRVYHHEIPGGQLSNLRQQAIALGLGDRFEEIEEAYAGANRVLGRVVKVTPTSKVVGDLALALVGAGVSADEFASEPARFDIPDSVLGFLRGELGDPPGGWPEPLRTAALAGRGAARPTEQLTAEDEIALSSAGPKRQATLNRLLFPGPTKEFEEHREVYGDTSQLSANQFFYGLRQGEEHRVMLERGVELLIGLEAISEPDERGMRTVMCIINGQLRPVLVRDRSIASAVPAAEKADRGNPGHIAAPFAGVVTVGVSVGDQVSAGQTIATIEAMKMEAPITAPNDGTVERVAVSDTAQVEGGDLLVVVS comes from the coding sequence GTGATTTCTAAGGTGCTCGTCGCCAATCGCGGGGAGATCGCGATCCGGGCCTTCCGGGCCGCCTACGAACTGGGTGTCGGCACAGTGGCCGTGTATGCGTACGAGGATCGCAATTCGCAGCATCGTCTCAAGGCGGACGAGTCTTACCAGATCGGCGACATCGGTCATCCGGTGCGCGCGTACCTGTCGGTTGACGAGATCGTCGCGACGGCCCTTCGGGCCGGTGCCGATGCCGTCTATCCCGGCTACGGGTTTCTGTCGGAGAACCCGGACCTGGCTGCGGCGTGCGCGGCCGCGGGCATCACATTCGTCGGGCCCAGCGCGGAAGTGCTTGAGCTGACTGGAAATAAGTCTCGCGCGATCGCCGCGGCTCGCGAAGCGGGGCTGCCCGTGCTCACGTCTTCAGCGCCGTCGGCCTCGGTCGACGAACTGGTGGCGGGCCTAACGTCCGGACGGACCGGGATGTCGTTTCCGTTGTTCGTCAAGGCGGTTGCGGGTGGTGGCGGCCGTGGCATGCGCCGTGTCGACGATATCGCGGCGCTACCTGAGGCGATCGAAGCCGCCAGCCGGGAAGCCGAGTCGGCGTTCGGGGACCCGACGGTCTATCTCGAACAGGCGGTGATCAACCCACGCCATATCGAGGTGCAGATTCTGGCGGACAACCTCGGCGACGTGATCCATCTCTACGAGCGCGACTGCAGCGTTCAGCGTCGCCATCAGAAGGTCATCGAACTGGCGCCCGCGCCGGACCTGGACGCCGAGTTGCGGTACAAGATGTGCGTCGATGCGGTCGCCTTCGCCCGCCATATCGGCTACGGTTGCGCGGGCACCGTCGAGTTTCTGCTGGACGAGCGCGGTGAGTACGTCTTCATCGAGATGAATCCACGGATTCAGGTGGAGCACACGGTCACCGAGGAGATCACCGACGTCGACCTGGTCGCCAGCCAGCTGCGTATCGCCGCCGGGGAGACGCTCGAGCAGCTGGGCCTGCGGCAGGAGGCCATCCGGCCGCACGGCGCCGCACTGCAGTGCCGGATCACCACCGAGGATCCGGCCAACGGCTTCCGGCCGGACACCGGCCGGATCAGCGCGCTTCGCACCCCCGGCGGTGCCGGTATCCGCTTGGACGGCAGCACCAACCTGGGCGCGGAGATCAGTGCGCACTTCGACTCGATGCTGGTCAAGCTGACCTGCCGGGGCCGTGACTTTCCGACGGCGGTCAACCGTGCGCGCCGGGCGATCGCGGAGTTTCGGATTCGCGGGGTGTCGACGAATATCCCGTTCCTGCAAGCGGTCCTGGATGACCCGGACTTCCAGACAGGTCGGATCAACACGTCGTTCATCGACCAACGACCGCAGCTGCTGACCGCACGCGCCTCAGCCGACCGCGGCACCAAAATCCTCAACTACCTGGCCGATATCACCGTCAACCAACCGCACGGCTCGCGTCCGTCAAAGGTATACCCACACGACAAGCTGCCCGATGTCGATCTGCAGGCCGCACCCCCGCCCGGTTCTAAACAGCGACTAGTTGAGTTGGGGCCGGAGGGCTTTGCGCGTTGGCTGCGGGAGTCGACGGCGGTGCGGGTCACGGATACGACGTTCCGGGATGCACACCAGTCGCTGCTGGCGACCCGAGTACGCACCAGCGGACTGTCGCGGGTGGCACCGTATCTCGCGCGGACCATGCCGCAACTGCTGTCTGTGGAGTGTTGGGGCGGTGCGACCTACGATGTAGCGCTGCGCTTCCTCAAGGAAGATCCCTGGGAACGGCTGGCCACGCTGCGTGCGGCGATGCCCAATATCTGCCTGCAGATGCTGCTGCGCGGCCGCAATACCGTGGGGTACACGCCGTACCCGGAAATGGTCACATCGGCGTTCGTCCAAGAGGCAACGGCAACCGGTATCGACATCTTTCGTATCTTCGATGCACTCAACAACCTTGAGTCGATGCGCCCGGCGATCGACGCAGTACGCGAAACAGGTTCTGCAATAGCAGAAGTCGCGATGTGCTACACGGGCGATCTATCTGACCCGGGTGAGCAACTATATACACTGGACTACTACCTGAAATTGGCTGAACAAATCGTGGACGCCGGCGCCCATGTGCTGGCCATCAAGGATATGGCCGGGCTGTTGCGCGCCCCGGCCGCGCGCCAGCTGGTTGGCGCGCTGCGCAGCCGGTTCGACCTGCCCGTTCACGTGCACACCCATGACACACCGGGTGGCCAGCTGGCCAGCTATGTGGCTGCTTGGCGCGCCGGGGCCGACGCCGTGGACGGCGCCGCCGCGCCGCTGGCGGGAACCACTAGCCAGCCCGCGCTGAGTTCGATCGTCGCCGCCGCTGCACACACTGAGTACGACACCGGGTTGTCGCTTTCGGCGGTATGCGCCCTGGAGCCGTACTGGGAGGCATTGCGAAAAGTGTATGGGCCGTTCGAATCCGGGCTTCCGGGGCCGACGGGGCGCGTCTACCATCACGAGATTCCAGGCGGTCAATTGTCCAACTTGCGACAGCAGGCGATCGCGCTGGGGCTGGGAGATCGATTCGAAGAAATCGAAGAAGCCTATGCCGGCGCCAACCGAGTGTTGGGCCGGGTGGTCAAGGTCACGCCGACGTCCAAGGTGGTCGGCGATCTGGCGCTGGCGCTGGTCGGCGCGGGTGTCAGTGCCGACGAATTCGCCTCCGAACCAGCGCGATTCGACATTCCGGATTCGGTGCTCGGATTCCTGCGGGGCGAGCTGGGTGATCCGCCGGGTGGGTGGCCCGAACCGCTACGCACCGCGGCGTTGGCCGGTCGCGGGGCGGCTAGGCCCACTGAGCAATTGACGGCGGAGGACGAAATTGCCCTGTCGTCGGCCGGGCCAAAGCGTCAGGCCACTCTGAACAGGCTGTTATTTCCCGGTCCGACAAAAGAATTCGAGGAGCACCGGGAAGTCTACGGCGACACGTCGCAATTGTCGGCCAACCAGTTCTTCTATGGTCTGCGTCAGGGTGAAGAGCACCGGGTGATGCTGGAGCGTGGGGTGGAGCTGTTGATCGGGCTGGAGGCGATCTCCGAGCCCGACGAACGCGGCATGCGAACGGTGATGTGCATCATCAACGGGCAGCTGCGGCCGGTGTTGGTGCGCGACCGCAGCATTGCCAGCGCGGTTCCCGCCGCCGAGAAGGCCGACCGCGGCAATCCGGGACACATCGCCGCACCGTTTGCCGGAGTTGTCACGGTCGGCGTGTCCGTCGGCGACCAGGTCAGCGCCGGGCAAACCATCGCCACCATTGAGGCGATGAAGATGGAAGCCCCGATCACCGCACCCAACGATGGCACCGTGGAGCGGGTGGCGGTGTCGGACACCGCCCAGGTGGAGGGGGGAGACCTGCTGGTGGTGGTGAGCTGA